CAGAAGAAGCGGGTGCCTGGGCACCAGGAGGGGCGCACAAGTGGTGGTTTCATCACAGCTTGCTCAGTTTTCGGGAAAGCCTCGCTGCATGCGGGGCTTCCCTGGTTATTCGAAGTGGATCAAGCGAACGTGAACTGAATGCCATCCTTGCTACTACCGGAGCTGATGCCGTCTACTGGAATACCCGATATGAACCTGAAGGCAAAGCCATTGACGCAGCAATATTAGCAACGCTAAAAGCCCGGGGGATTTCTGTCACACCTTTTGCAAGCCATTTGCTGCATCAGCCCGACCTGATCAAGACCGGCTCAGGTTTGCCCTACAAGGTGTTTACACCTTTCTGGAAGAAAATACACGCAACCATGGAAGTACCAGCCCAACTGCCGGCACCGGCGTCCCTGGTTGCGTCCACTTCCCAACCCGATTCAGTCCCGATCGAAGCGCTTGACTTGTTGCCGCAACGCAACTGGGCAGACGGCTTCCCTTCGCTATGGACGCCTGGCGAACAAGCAGCTCGTGAGCGCTTGACATATTTCTGTGACCACCTGATGGTGGCCTACCCTAAACAACGCGATATTCCGGAAGATGATGGTACGTCGCAGCTGTCTCCATACTTGCATTTTGGAGAAATAAGCCCACGACAGATTTGGCAAGCGGTCTCTGAAAAAATGCATGACCCCGCGCTGCAGGAGGCAGGGGTCTGTTATCTCCGAGAAATTGCATGGCGCGAGTTTTCGTACCACCTCATCCACCATTTCCCACAAACGGCACAGGAGAACCTGCGGCCGGCGTTTGACCATTTCCCCTGGAATACAAATGCGGATTGGCTGAAGCGCTGGCAAACCGGCACAACGGGTTATCCGATAGTAGATGCCGGCATGCGGCAATTGTGGCACACAGGCTGGATGCATAACAGGGTTCGCATCGTTGTCGCATCATTCCTGACCAAACACTTGCGGATGCACTGGCAGCACGGCGCCCGATGGTTCTGGGATACGCTTGTTGATGGTAACCTGGCCAACAACACGATGGGCTGGCAATGGTCTGCCGGCAGCGGCGCGGATGCACAGCCGTTCTTCCGCATTTTCAACCCGATTGCGCAGAGTGAGCGGTTTGATGCAAAAGGGACCTATATCAAACGGTGGGTCCCTGAACTCGGAAAGCTGCCGGCCAAATATGTCCACACGCCGTGGACCCTCCCCCGTCCCATGCAGGAACACCTTGGCTTTTATCCAGGAAAAGCTTATCCACTCCCTGTTGTTGACCACAAAACAGCCCGTGAAGCAGCATTAGCGGCTTACCAGACCATTCGTAAATAAGCTACGTTATCAATTTGAGACGGCAGCACAGCGTATTTTGCCTTCGTGAACCAGCAGCCGGCTACCGTCTTCCCCTTCTGCATGCCCAAATACCGCGTAGTTAAGTAAACACTGTATTACCATCTGCTACAGCTGTGCGCTAAAATACCTACATAAATGCGGTTTTTTCGAGGGCAAGGCAATATGGAATAGCTTTTGATGTTTACCACCCACAAGTCCCCTCTGCCGCTGGGTGGCATGCTCCAGTCAGCTCTCCAAGGAACAGCAATGTGACAGGTAAAACAATGGTCGCAAAGAATCTATTTCGCCCGCGTCAGGCAATCAACAGAAATGACATGTTTCAACAAGCCCCTCCTGTAACACCAGACCCTTACGCACAAAAACAGAAAGAGCACGAAGAGCAACTGGCACACCTTTCACAGCAAAAAGAGCTGCATACGCTTGCGCTGAAAGAGATGTACCAGTTCATCTGCAAACTGGACAACTCTTTCAGGGAAGAAAACAAAAAGCTTCGTGATCAAATTGCAGTGGAGCAAAGCCGCTCTGCAAAACTGATCGAGGTAACCCGTGGACTATGGGATATTATCGAGTTGATGGATGATGGTGAGCCCAAGCCACTGGACCTTGCAGCTGAGCTTACGCGCGAAGTAAAACAGCTTGCTGAACTGGAAGTGGAAGTTTCTGATGAGTCAGAAGCAGACAACTTCCCTAACGTCTCCGAAATTGCACCGATGATTGCCGCCGTGGGTTAATGTTGTTGCGTTGATTCTTTGACGCCAGTAACATCTGCAGTGGTCTCAACGTCGTCCGTCGCATTCGGATCGCACAACATACCGGTACAGAGGCACATCTTCCGATCTGTTCGGGTGAGGATGTCAAAGTTAGGGCAACTGCGGCAACCGTTCCAGAATTCTTCGTCGGTTGTCAATTCGGAAAATGTAACAGGTTTATATCCCAAATCAGAGTTGATCTTCATGACTGCCAGACTCGTGGTAATCCCGAAGAGTTTGGCATCTGGATATTTCTTGCGCGACAGTTCGAAGGCTGTTTCTTTGATTTTACGGGCGAGGCCGGCTTTTCTGAAGTCAGGGGACACAATCAAGCCGGAGTTTGCCACATACTTGTTGTGGCTCCAGGTTTCGATGTAGCAGAATCCAGCCAAGGCACCACCTGTATGCAGGGCAATGACCGCCTTGCCATCTCGCATTTTCCCTCTAATGTACTCGGGATCGCGCTTGGCAATACCCGTTCCGCGTTTTTTGGCTGCGTCTTCGATTAATTTACATACAGCTTCAGCATAGGACAGGTGCTCCGTGGTCGCAACCTGAACGGTAAATGCGGCACTCATGGTATAAATGCAGATTTCGTGGCTGGGAGTTCAAGAAATGTCCTAGGCTATT
The window above is part of the Bacteroidota bacterium genome. Proteins encoded here:
- a CDS encoding GNAT family N-acetyltransferase — translated: MSAAFTVQVATTEHLSYAEAVCKLIEDAAKKRGTGIAKRDPEYIRGKMRDGKAVIALHTGGALAGFCYIETWSHNKYVANSGLIVSPDFRKAGLARKIKETAFELSRKKYPDAKLFGITTSLAVMKINSDLGYKPVTFSELTTDEEFWNGCRSCPNFDILTRTDRKMCLCTGMLCDPNATDDVETTADVTGVKESTQQH
- a CDS encoding deoxyribodipyrimidine photo-lyase; the protein is MQHPPILVWLRRDLRLHDNPALFHAAATGRPIVPVFIWSPEEAGAWAPGGAHKWWFHHSLLSFRESLAACGASLVIRSGSSERELNAILATTGADAVYWNTRYEPEGKAIDAAILATLKARGISVTPFASHLLHQPDLIKTGSGLPYKVFTPFWKKIHATMEVPAQLPAPASLVASTSQPDSVPIEALDLLPQRNWADGFPSLWTPGEQAARERLTYFCDHLMVAYPKQRDIPEDDGTSQLSPYLHFGEISPRQIWQAVSEKMHDPALQEAGVCYLREIAWREFSYHLIHHFPQTAQENLRPAFDHFPWNTNADWLKRWQTGTTGYPIVDAGMRQLWHTGWMHNRVRIVVASFLTKHLRMHWQHGARWFWDTLVDGNLANNTMGWQWSAGSGADAQPFFRIFNPIAQSERFDAKGTYIKRWVPELGKLPAKYVHTPWTLPRPMQEHLGFYPGKAYPLPVVDHKTAREAALAAYQTIRK